In Colletotrichum higginsianum IMI 349063 chromosome 1, whole genome shotgun sequence, one genomic interval encodes:
- a CDS encoding Major facilitator superfamily transporter, giving the protein MLDSKMKEDTSIIPDTTRAQTEHRVLHTDAASSENEDGTPPPPPSSSPSPTPAAPGQQQPKDDSDAESVGGQRNTMSRKRMLLAFSALSVCLFVSFIDQTSVSTAVPAIAGDLDTGTATSWIGTSFLIASTAFQLINGRLSDIFGRKNLLMVCLVLMAVGDVLCGFSRTKEQLFAFRAVAGIGGGGINSIVMIIVSDITTLENRGKYQGILGAVLALANGVGPFVGGAVVQQSTWRWVFWMVPIISAPAAVTILFCLPLKHRPGNYADKIRKIDYGGIALNMASTLLVLVPLSGGGVSYPWSSPFVIGAVVGGGVLGVLFVLYEWKLAKLPIMPLRLYRAPHCSCLYGQTFLMGQAYFGNLFYLPIYFQSILRFSPLAAGAMILPVIITTSVLSILSGQYMLRAGRYMPCILAGFFLWTLGNGLTVLFGRGTGLGPLIGILIVVGAGIGLTLQPTLVGMYANSRSEDRAVTTGLRNFIRTIGGAFGLVVSGVILSNTLRRDLRGRDFVSDGVVAELTSSTYTLGDKGFSDEEQAVILEAYMRGLHYIFIYYVICSGLSLVLTLGVGNTSLKAKKPAQGPETVVRDTSGRDEKVEG; this is encoded by the exons ATGCTAGATAGCAAGATGAAGGAAGACACGTCCATCATCCCCGACACGACGAGGGCGCAAACAGAACACCGGGTGCTGCATACGGATGCCGCATCGAGCGAAAATGAAGACggcacaccaccaccaccaccatcatcatcaccgagcCCGACCCCGGCGGCCCCTGGACAACAACAGCCAAAGGACGACAGCGATGCCGAGAgcgtcggcggccagcgGAACACCATGTCGCGGAAGCGCATGCTGCTCGCCTTCTCGGCCCTGTCCGTCTGCCTCTTCGTCTCCTTCATCGACCAGACGAGCGTCtcgacggcggtgccggccaTCGCGGGCGACCTCGACACGGGCACGGCCACGTCGTGGATCGGGACCTCGTTCCTCAtcgcgtcgacggccttccAGCTCATCAACGGCCGCCTCTCGGACATCTTTGGCCGCAAGAACCTGCTCATGGTCTGCCTCGTGCTgatggccgtcggcgacgtcctcTGCGGCTTCTCCCGCACCAAGGAGCAGCTCTTTGCGTTCCGGGCCGTGGcgggcatcggcggcggcggcatcaacAGCATCGTCATGATCATCGTGAGTGACATTACGACGCTGGAGAACCGAGGCAAATACCAAG GCATCCTCGGagccgtcctcgccctggccAACGGAGTCGGGcccttcgtcggcggcgccgtcgtgcAGCAGTCGACCTGGCGCTGGGTCTTCTGGATGGTTCCCATCATCAgcgccccggccgccgtcaccatCCTCTTCTGCCTGCCCCTCAAGCACCGGCCCGGCAACTACGCCGACAAGATCCGGAAGATCGACTACGGCGGCATCGCCCTGAACATGGCCTCGACGCTGCTGGTCCTGGTCCCGCtgtccggcggcggcgtgtcGTACCCGTGGTCCTCGCCCTTCGTCAtcggggccgtcgtcggcggcggcgtcctggGCGTCCTCTTCGTGCTGTACGAGTGGAAGCTCGCGAAGCTGCCCATCATGCCCCTCCGCCTGTACCGGGCGCCGCACTGCAGCTGCCTCTACGGCCAGACGTTTCTCATGGGCCAGGCCTACTTCGGCAACCTGTTCTACCTGCCCATCTACTTCCAGTCCATCCTCCGCTTCTcgcccctcgccgccggcgccatgatcctgcccgtcatcatcacGACGTCGGTCCTGTCCATCCTCTCGGGCCAGTACATGCTGCGCGCCGGGCGGTACATGCCCTGCATCCTCGCCGGCTTCTTCCTGTGGACGCTCGGCAACGGCCTGACGGTGCTCTTCGGCCGCGGCACGGGGCTCGGGCCGCTCATCGGCATCCttatcgtcgtcggcgccggcatcgggCTCACGCTGCAGCCGACGCTGGTGGGCATGTACGCCAACTCGCGCAGCGAGGACCGCGCCGTGACGACGGGCCTGCGCAACTTCATCCGcaccatcggcggcgccttcgggCTCGTCGTCTCGGGCGTCATCCTCTCCAACACGCTGCGGCGGGACCTGCGCGGCAGGGACTTCGTCtcggacggcgtcgtcgccgagctcacGTCCTCGACGTACACGCTGGGCGACAAGGGGttctcggacgaggagcaggccgTGATCCTCGAGGCCTACATGAGGGGCCTGCATTACATCTTCATCTACTACGTCATCTGTTCCGGGCTGAGTCTGGTCTTGACGCTCGGGGTGGGCAACACGAGTCTCAAggcgaagaagccggcgCAGGGCCCGGAGACGGTGGTGAGGGACACGTCGGGCAGAGACGAAAAGGTGGAGGGATGA
- a CDS encoding Zinc-binding dehydrogenase, which yields MAQQNLSIVLAERPTAEIIPGQTFKSEQKPIPKAEDLKDGQILIENWYLSLDPAMRGWLNDRRSYIPPVQIGEVMRGATVGRVLASKSPKAKEGDVLPTFGGWSEYSVVDDARVEPVSSFPNVSQPVDYLSGIGMTALTAYFGMLRVGDPQPGETVVVSGAAGATGSVAGQIAKLKGARVVGLAGSDDKCRWLTEELGFDVALNYKDPEFRQKFKEATPDFINVYFDNVGGEILDLALARAKEFSRFVMCGGISQYNSATPQGPKNYANIITMRIKMQGFIVFDYAKEYAQARKELAQWLDEGKIKRKETIVKGGLKAAEQALVDLYKGINTGKLIVEIKNPKDAAKL from the exons ATGGCGCAACAGAACCTCTCCATTGTCCTCGCCGAGCGTCCCACGGCCGAGATCATCCCCGGCCAGACTTTCAAGTCGGAGCAGAAGCCCATCCCCAAGGCTGAGGACCTCAAGGATGGCCAGATCCTCATCGAGAACTGGTACCTCTCGCTCGACCCCGCCATGCGCGGATGGTTGAACG ACCGCCGCTCCTACATCCCTCCCGTCCAGATCGGCGAAGTCATGCGcggcgccaccgtcggccGCGTGCTCGCGTCCAAGTcgcccaaggccaaggagggcgacgTGCTGCCGACGTTCGGCGGCTGGTCCGAGTacagcgtcgtcgacgacgcgcgCGTCGAGCCCGTCTCGTCGTTCCCCAACGTCTCGCAGCCGGTCGACTACCTCTCGGGCATCGGCATGACGGCGCTGACGGCCTACTTCGGCATGCTGCGCGTCGGCGACCCGCAGCCCGGCgagaccgtcgtcgtctcgggcgcggcgggcgccacggGCAGCGTGGCGGGCCAGatcgccaagctcaagggcgcgcgcgtcgtcggcctcgccgggtCCGACGACAAGTGCCGCTGGCTGACGGAGGAGCTCGGCTTCGACGTCGCGCTCAACTACAAGGACCCGGAGTTCCGCCAAAAGTTCAAGGAGGCGACGCCCGACTTCATCAACGTCTACTTTGAcaacgtcggcggcgagatcctcgacctggccctcgcccgcgccAAGGAGTTCTCGCGCTTCGTCATGTGCGGCGGCATCAGCCAGTACAACTCGGCCACGCCCCAGGGACCCAAG AACTacgccaacatcatcacgaTGCGCATCAAGATGCAGGgcttcatcgtcttcgacTACGCCAAGGAGTACGCGCAGGCGCGCAAGGAGCTCGCGCAGTGGCTCGACGAGGGCAAGATCAAGCGCAAGGAGaccatcgtcaagggcggcCTCAAGGCGGCGGAGCAGGCGCTCGTCGACCTGTACAAGGGCATCAACACGGGCAAGCTGATTGTCGAGATCAAGAACCCCAAGGACGCGGCCAAGctgtga
- a CDS encoding NADH:flavin oxidoreductase/NADH oxidase has product MSKLFSPLTVGSIQLSNRLALAPLTRYRADDEWTPTQMMKEYYAQRGCVPGTLLVSEGTLISHRAAGRRNVPGIWSDAHIAGWREVTDAVHEKGSFIYCQLWHLGRGGRVDVLESLGLSLESSSAVPIADDTPTPVELTEADILATVEDYAAAARNAIEAGFDGVEIHGANGYLPDQFLQDTCNKRTDAWGGSIEKRARFHLEVTKAVVDAVGAHRTAVRLSPYSDFQGMLMDDPDPTFRYLVQQLRPLGLAYLHLIEARISGNDDTDCGGQRTVRWLVELWDNASPVLLAGGFTAASARTAADDTYKKYHVAIVFGRYFISNPDLVFRIKEDIELDKYERTYFYTPKLPTGYIDYPFSPQFQSA; this is encoded by the exons ATGTCGAAactcttctctcccctcaCGGTCGGCTCGATCCAGCTCTCCAACCGCCTGGCCTTGGCTCCTCTGACGCGATAccgtgccgacgacgaaTGGACGCCGACGCAGATGATGAAGG AGTACTACGCGCAGAGGGGCTGCGTGCCGGGCACCCTGCTCGTGTCCGAAGGGACCCTGATCTCgcaccgcgccgccggccgccggaACGTGCCCGGCATATGGAGCGACGCCCACATCGCAGGCTGGAGAGAGGTGACGGACGCCGTCCACGAGAAGGGGTCTTTCATCTACTGCCAACTGTGGCATCTCGGCCGCGGTGGCAGGGTCGACGTGCTCGAGTCCCTGGGCCTGTCCCTCGAGTCGTCGAGCGCGGTGCCCATTGCCGACGACACGCCCACGCCCGTCGAGCtgaccgaggccgacatccTAGCCACCGTCGAGGACTACGCGGCGGCTGCCCGCAAtgccatcgaggccggctttgacggcgtcgagatCCACGGCGCCAACGGCTATCTCCCGGACCAGTTCCTCCAGGATACCTGCAACAAGCGGACCGACGCCTGGggcggcagcatcgagaAGCGGGCGCGATTCCACTTGGAGGtgaccaaggccgtcgtcgacgccgtcggggcTCACAGGACCGCCGTCCGTCTGAGCCCCTACAGCGACTTCCAGGGCATGCTCATGGACGATCCGGACCCGACCTTCAGGTATCTGGTCCAGCAGCTGAGACCCCTGGGCCTGGCGTACCTCCATCTCATCGAGGCCCGAATTAGCGGAAACGACGACACGGATTGCGGCGGACAGCGGACGGTGCGGTGGCTGGTCGAGCTTTGGGACAACGCGAGTCCCGTcctgctcgccggcggcttcacggccgcgtcggcgaggacggccgccgacgacacGTACAAGAAGTATCATGTGGCTATCGTGTTCGGCCGGTACTTCATCTCGAACCCAGACCTCGTATTCCGCATCAAGGAGGATATCGAGTTGGATAAGTACGAGCGGACATACTTTTACACGCCCAAGCTGCCGACTGGGTATATAGACTACCCATTCTCCCCCCAATTCCAGTCGGCGTAG
- a CDS encoding Polysaccharide deacetylase has translation MPEAYHAHPDYGYDRDFKGYGEGGIACPWPNDAKIAVSFVINYEEGGERSVLAGDGVSETNLRENPMGPAKTNERNYNVESEYEYGSRAGFWRLFRLFNSRRMKFTLYAVAQAVEQQPEVAARCVEEGHDVASHAYRWIDYHDVPVEAEKEYIRKCVASLKSLTGYAPRGWYYGRNSPHSRTLVPQVYEELGEQLVWASDTYADDVPYWIDLPLERDREDPKGCLMVPYSYDCNDFKFHTAGSGFRDPMGFYTHLKNAFDVLYEEGQEGTPKMMTIGLHCRIVGRPGRLGALRDFVDYIAQKEGVWVATRTEIAEAFKAKYPYKKGQLA, from the exons ATGCCTGAAGCGTACCACGCCCACCCGGACTACGGCTACGACCGCGACTTCAAGGGGTACGGCGAAGGGGGCATCGCCTGCCCGTGGCCCAACGATGCCAAAATCGCCGTCTCGTTTGTTATTAACTATGAAGAG GGCGGCGAACGctccgtcctcgccggcgacggcgtgtCCGAGACGAACCTGCGCGAGAACCCCATGGGCCCGGCCAAGACCAACGAGCGCAACTACAACGTCGAGTCCGAGTACGAGTACGGGTCGCGGGCGGGCTTCTGGCGCCTCTTCCGCCTCTTCAACTCGCGGCGCATGAAGTTCACCCTCTACGCCGTCgcgcaggccgtcgagcagcagcccgAGGTCGCCGCGCGGTGCGTCGAGGAAGGGCACGACGTGGCCTCGCACGCCTACCGCTGGATCGACTACCACGACGTgcccgtcgaggccgagaaggagtaCATCCGCAAGTGCGTCGCCTCGCTCAAGTCGCTGACGGGCTACGCGCCGCGCGGGTGGTACTACGGGCGCAACTCGCCGCACTCGCGCACGCTGGTGCCGCAGGTCTAcgaggagctgggcgagcagCTCGTCTGGGCGAGCGACACgtacgccgacgacgtgccGTACTGGATCGACCTGCCGCTCGAGCGGGACCGCGAGGACCCCAAGGGCTGCCTGATGGTGCCCTACAGCTACGACTGCAACGACTTCAAGTTCCACACGGCCGGCTCCGGCTTCCGCGACCCCATGGGCTTCTACACGCACCTGAAGAACGCCTTTGACGTGCTGTACGAGGAGGGGCAGGAGGGCACGCCCAAGATGATGACCATCGGCCTGCACTGCCGCATCGTcgggcggccggggcggcTGGGCGCGTTGCGGGACTTTGTGGACTACATCGCGCAGAAGGAGGGCGTCTGGGTCGCGACGAGGaccgagatcgccgaggcGTTCAAGGCCAAGTATCCGTACAAGAAGGGGCAGTTGGCGTGA
- a CDS encoding fungal specific transcription factor domain-containing protein → MAAIEPMDYILEQHSLSTVQFLLLLAVHGTRSPYGAGAWSQLPSDSVEFWDLTALGSPPSGQDLAWSNMEPFIHIIKLRRIQSRIHRCAYRVDKEVSACSPAERERLDAKMSAIRAELDGWARAIPHPPKDAATITWMYDPESAYHDSRDFFNLQYHKSVLSLFTVLLPTLDTSDTRFVTTARSAACVCTAYKRLNQQKTLSYTMTALHSCFVAGLTLVYCLWRDRSLFSYDALEATRACSQSLTIFGEKWPGAVKYRDIFDALSGSLFKTIVSPVSEHGPGPRPLRVDFAAEPVGSPAVTVPAGSPEDRARRRGSGAEEAVGDAVSDAVKEAFMEVDEEAPGGWQGWRMFNEMVQSDLAPGQVVGAGGPVTGPWAVAAQDPGFSSDFGQGGIPETMDSDWDFGGLEGLR, encoded by the exons ATGGCGGCCATCGAGCCGATGGACTACATCCTCGAGCAGCACAGCCTTTCCACGGTTCAgttcctcctcctgctggCCGTCCATGGCACACGGAGTCCTTACGGCGCCGGGGCCTGGTCCCAG CTTCCCAGCGACAGCGTCGAGTTCTGGGACCTTACGGCTCTCGGATCCCCGCCCTCGGGTCAGGATCTGGCGTGGTCGAACATGGAACCCTTCATCCACATCATCAAGCTGCGCAGGATCCAGTCGAGAATCCACCGGTGTGCGTATCGCGTCGACAAAGAGGTGTCGGCGTGTTCGCcggcggagagggagagactTGACGCAAAGATGTCAGCCATCCgggccgagctggacgggTGGGCGAGAGCCATCCCACACCCTCCCAAGGACGCCGCAACCATCACGTGGATGTATGATCCCGAGAGCGCGTACCATGACTCGAGAGACTTCTTCAACCT CCAGTATCACAAATCAGTGCTGTCGCTGTTCACCGTCCTCCTCCCGACGCTCGACACGTCAGACACCCGATTCGTCACGACGGCCCGGTCCGCCGCGTGCGTGTGCACGGCGTACAAGCGGCTGAACCAGCAGAAGACGCTGAGCTACACCATGACGGCGCTGCACTCGTGCTTCGTGGCGGGGCTGACGCTCGTCTACTGCCTGTGGCGGGACCGGTCCCTCTTCTCGTACGACGCGCTCGAGGCGACGCGGGCGTGCTCCCAGTCCCTCACCATCTTTGGCGAGAAGTggcccggcgccgtcaagtACCGCGATATCTTCGACGCGCTCTCCGGGAGCCTGTTCAAGACCATCGTGAGCCCTGTGTCCGAGCACGGTCCGGGGCCGCGGCCGCTGAGGGTCGACTTCGCGGCGGAGCCGGTTGGATCGCCCGCGGTAACGGTCCCGGCGGGTTCGCCGGAAGACCGGGCCCGCAGACGCGGAAGCGGAGCCGAGGAAGCagtcggcgacgccgtctccGACGCCGTTAAAGAGGCGTTCATGGAGGTTGACGAAGAGGCGCCCGGCGGGTGGCAGGGCTGGAGGATGTTCAACGAGATGGTCCAAAGTGACCTTGCCCCGGGACAAGTGGTGGGCGCCGGGGGACCCGTTACAGGACCATGGGCCGTGGCTGCGCAGGACCCTGGATTCTCGTCAGACTTCGGCCAGGGCGGTATCCCCGAAACGATGGATTCTGACTGGGACTTTGGCGGGTTGGAAGGGCTGCGTTGA
- a CDS encoding Mixed-linked glucanase — translation MRTSSSTHVVALSCAALARLAGGITIVPGSTTGPFVFSNLTTSSATALPAPSSTTTPSTLPSGINLPDPNIYVLRGCLGSPSGYPSFNLVGVDPEMTVQRCVSLAQGRRYAGVYNEEVPKLHICCPRSSYVRDGPWSGPSNQEHGFAAEAPAAAGSGLPENKPTQSRPGTVVVAGSRGWKDDIAVTHSAAVVVALAVHFLL, via the coding sequence ATGAGAACGTCCTCATCAACGCACGTCGTTGCATTATCATGCGCGGCTCTTGCTCGCCTCGCCGGAGGCATCACCATTGTCCCCGGAAGCACCACTGGACCTTTCGTCTTTAGTAACCTGACCACATCATCAGCGACCGCCTTGCcagcgccgagctcgaccacTACGCCGAGCACACTGCCGTCGGGCATAAACCTGCCCGACCCCAACATTTACGTTTTACGCGGCTGCTTAGGGTCTCCGTCTGGCTACCCATCCTTCAACCTGGTCGGCGTAGACCCAGAAATGACCGTGCAGAGATGCGTATCGCTCGCCCAAGGGAGGCGATACGCGGGTGTATACAACGAGGAAGTCCCAAAATTGCACATCTGCTGCCCCAGGTCATCATACGTCAGAGACGGCCCGTGGTCAGGCCCGAGCAACCAGGAGCACGGTTTCGCTGCCGAAGCGCCGGCCGCAGCGGGCTCGGGACTGCCCGAGAACAAGCCAACTCAGTCACGACCTGGTACCGTGGTCGTGGCCGGCTCGCGGGGCTGGAAAGACGACATTGCAGTCACTCATTCAGCGGCTGTTGTCGTGGCTCTCGCCGTCCACTTTCTTCTTTAA